In Deferrivibrio essentukiensis, a single window of DNA contains:
- a CDS encoding SDR family NAD(P)-dependent oxidoreductase: protein MKVFVTGSTSGFGEAIAYKFINNGHDVVISGRRKERLSEISKKSGCLFELLDVTKKEDVFKVFEKHNDIDILVNNAGLALGLEPAHETNIEDWERMIDTNIKGVVYCTRAILPFMVKRNKGHIINIGSVAGSWPYPGGNVYGSTKAFVAQFSRNLRNDLFGTKVRCTNIEPGMANTEFSTVRFKGDKNRADKVYENTKPLTSEDIAEAVYWCATLPEHVNINSIELMSVYQTWNAFRIYRDENID from the coding sequence ATGAAAGTTTTTGTTACAGGCAGCACTTCTGGTTTTGGAGAGGCTATAGCATATAAATTTATTAATAATGGCCATGATGTGGTTATTTCCGGGAGAAGAAAAGAGCGGTTGAGTGAGATTTCCAAAAAGAGCGGTTGTTTGTTTGAGCTGTTGGATGTGACAAAAAAAGAAGATGTCTTTAAAGTGTTTGAAAAGCACAATGACATAGATATTTTGGTTAATAATGCGGGTCTTGCTTTAGGGCTTGAGCCTGCTCATGAAACAAATATTGAAGACTGGGAAAGAATGATAGATACAAATATAAAAGGTGTTGTTTACTGCACAAGGGCAATATTGCCTTTTATGGTAAAAAGGAACAAGGGGCATATTATTAATATCGGCTCAGTAGCAGGTAGCTGGCCATATCCAGGGGGTAATGTTTATGGCAGCACAAAGGCTTTTGTCGCACAATTTTCAAGAAATTTAAGAAATGACTTATTTGGGACAAAGGTCAGATGTACAAACATTGAGCCAGGCATGGCAAATACCGAGTTTTCTACAGTCAGATTTAAAGGGGACAAAAATAGGGCTGATAAAGTTTACGAAAATACAAAGCCTTTGACTTCAGAAGATATCGCTGAAGCGGTGTATTGGTGTGCCACACTTCCGGAGCATGTTAATATCAACTCTATAGAGCTTATGAGTGTTTATCAGACATGGAATGCGTTTAGAATTTACAGGGATGAAAATATAGACTGA
- a CDS encoding LysM peptidoglycan-binding domain-containing protein gives MKRVIKFTLAVSVAAVMVSCAKPPMKAYDDAQAALKGAQGYNAEKCAPAEYAEANKAFKNAEEKMEEAKNYTFKGKYYDEAEASLAEAKAKAAEAEKVAKERKAENDKVAVKLEEYGKEIDAIQGDAVKYSSVTYTQLKEKYAKAKAYVDECKPEEAKALMAEIEALLRQNKEAISAAKAEEVKKAMEEAKKNEPTMYTVAKGDSLWKISDKKYMNPFMWPLIYWANKDTIKDPDLIFPGQIFKVRNDYTGTEKDDAIKFSKNRGPWSLFDGK, from the coding sequence ATGAAGAGAGTGATAAAATTTACGTTAGCTGTTTCAGTTGCTGCAGTAATGGTTTCATGTGCTAAGCCACCAATGAAGGCTTATGATGATGCACAGGCTGCTTTAAAAGGTGCTCAAGGGTATAATGCTGAGAAGTGTGCACCTGCAGAATATGCTGAGGCTAATAAAGCATTTAAAAATGCTGAAGAAAAAATGGAAGAAGCTAAAAACTATACATTTAAAGGTAAATATTATGATGAAGCTGAAGCAAGCTTAGCTGAAGCTAAGGCTAAGGCGGCTGAAGCTGAGAAAGTTGCAAAAGAAAGAAAGGCTGAAAATGATAAGGTAGCCGTGAAGCTTGAAGAGTATGGTAAAGAGATTGATGCAATTCAAGGGGATGCTGTAAAATATTCTTCAGTTACTTATACTCAGCTTAAAGAAAAGTATGCAAAAGCAAAAGCTTATGTAGATGAGTGTAAGCCTGAGGAAGCAAAAGCTTTGATGGCTGAAATTGAGGCATTGTTAAGGCAAAACAAAGAAGCTATCTCTGCTGCTAAGGCTGAAGAAGTTAAAAAGGCTATGGAAGAGGCTAAAAAGAATGAGCCTACAATGTATACAGTTGCAAAAGGTGACAGCCTGTGGAAGATATCAGATAAAAAATATATGAATCCTTTTATGTGGCCACTTATTTATTGGGCTAACAAAGATACAATAAAAGACCCTGATTTGATATTCCCTGGCCAGATTTTTAAAGTAAGAAATGACTATACTGGGACTGAAAAGGATGATGCTATTAAGTTTTCCAAAAATAGAGGCCCTTGGTCACTCTTTGATGGTAAATAA